Proteins from a genomic interval of Paenibacillus sp. FSL R5-0623:
- a CDS encoding aminotransferase class I/II-fold pyridoxal phosphate-dependent enzyme, whose amino-acid sequence MIVNEQTTGNNKKMTSYLAPLVQQIPPSGIRKFFDLVGDNKDIITLGVGEPDFVTPWHMREACVYSLERGMTSYTSNAGMPKLREAISEYLDTQFDTKYDPKDEIIVTVGGSEAIDLALRALIVPGDEILIPEPSYVAYSPIASIGGGIPVGVETYAKDQFKLTAEALEAGITPKSKVVILCYPSNPTGAIMTYEEWLPIAEVIKKHDLIVIADEIYAELTYTQKHVSFAAIPDMKERTILVSGFSKAFAMTGWRIGYMCGHPELIAAMLKIHQYTVMCAPAMGQVAALEALTNGLGEKDRMVESYNQRRRLIVQGFRDIGLDCHEPQGAFYAFPSIQKTGMSSDLFAERLLTENKVAAVPGNVFGPQGEGFLRCSYATSVTQLNEALERIGNFVYKLQKEG is encoded by the coding sequence ATGATAGTGAATGAACAGACAACCGGGAACAACAAGAAAATGACATCATATCTGGCACCTCTCGTGCAGCAGATACCTCCATCCGGAATTCGTAAATTTTTTGATCTGGTTGGAGACAACAAGGATATTATCACATTGGGTGTGGGTGAGCCTGATTTTGTTACCCCTTGGCATATGCGTGAAGCTTGTGTATACTCGCTGGAAAGAGGCATGACCAGCTACACATCCAACGCAGGTATGCCGAAGTTGAGAGAAGCCATCAGTGAATATCTGGATACGCAGTTTGATACCAAATACGATCCCAAGGATGAGATTATTGTTACTGTGGGTGGCAGTGAAGCGATTGACTTGGCTTTGCGAGCATTAATTGTACCTGGCGACGAGATTCTCATTCCTGAACCTTCGTACGTGGCTTATTCACCAATCGCTTCAATCGGTGGCGGTATACCGGTTGGTGTTGAAACCTACGCGAAAGATCAGTTTAAGTTGACTGCTGAAGCACTTGAAGCTGGCATCACACCGAAGTCGAAAGTGGTTATTCTGTGTTATCCGAGTAATCCCACTGGAGCCATCATGACGTATGAAGAGTGGCTTCCTATTGCTGAAGTGATTAAAAAGCATGATCTGATTGTGATCGCGGATGAAATCTACGCTGAATTGACGTATACGCAAAAACATGTTAGCTTTGCAGCTATCCCTGACATGAAGGAGCGGACCATTCTCGTAAGCGGATTTTCAAAGGCTTTTGCAATGACAGGTTGGCGGATTGGGTATATGTGTGGTCATCCTGAGCTTATTGCAGCCATGCTCAAAATCCATCAGTATACGGTAATGTGTGCGCCGGCCATGGGTCAGGTTGCCGCACTTGAGGCGTTGACGAATGGTTTGGGTGAGAAAGATCGGATGGTAGAATCGTATAATCAGCGTAGACGTTTAATTGTGCAGGGATTCAGGGATATTGGACTTGATTGTCATGAACCTCAGGGAGCATTCTATGCATTCCCGAGCATTCAAAAGACGGGTATGAGTTCCGACCTGTTTGCTGAACGATTGTTAACGGAGAATAAAGTGGCTGCTGTTCCGGGCAATGTTTTTGGTCCTCAGGGAGAAGGCTTCTTGCGTTGCTCTTATGCTACTTCTGTAACCCAATTAAATGAAGCTTTGGAACGAATCGGAAACTTTGTTTACAAACTGCAAAAAGAGGGTTAA
- a CDS encoding MFS transporter, producing the protein MKITLGRQSILLLGVNGLFALAGALSGTFLNVFLWKSRPDYAMLGWFTISQQLAIGLTFWLAGKWVKEHNKMSALRLGTALSGLFYMVVLWAGSRAVDWIWPLGILLGCSLGLFWIAFNVVYFEITDRENRDLFNGWVGLLGSMTGIIGPWFSGLIITRMTDNTGYRLIFTVSLVIYVIAVVFSFFLKKRKVSGTYRWSEPWIQLSKPDSPWRTLALGLFAQGAREGVFAFLIALLVYVATAQEYKLGQFSLITSAVALLSYWAVGKWFKPQYRSRGMFIGALILLIVLIPLLWKVTYVTLLIMGIGSAVAMPLYILPMISAGFDMMGTSGENVEKRVELVVLRELCLMGGRLFGLTIFIVTVTNTPSLRMLTWLIIVLGAFPLIGWIFMRKLLNRTEGQESGG; encoded by the coding sequence ATGAAGATTACTTTAGGCCGACAATCCATTCTGCTTTTGGGCGTGAATGGATTGTTTGCGTTAGCCGGAGCGTTGTCGGGAACCTTTTTGAATGTGTTTCTGTGGAAAAGCCGTCCGGATTATGCCATGTTGGGTTGGTTTACAATTAGTCAGCAATTGGCTATTGGACTCACGTTCTGGCTTGCTGGCAAATGGGTCAAGGAACACAATAAAATGAGTGCTTTACGACTGGGGACTGCACTGTCCGGGCTTTTCTACATGGTTGTCCTCTGGGCCGGTTCCAGAGCTGTAGACTGGATTTGGCCTCTGGGCATACTACTGGGTTGTTCTCTGGGGCTATTCTGGATCGCATTTAATGTCGTGTATTTTGAAATAACGGATCGGGAAAACAGAGATCTATTCAATGGCTGGGTGGGATTACTTGGCTCGATGACAGGAATTATAGGTCCATGGTTCTCCGGTCTGATTATCACCCGAATGACGGACAATACAGGGTATCGTCTCATATTTACGGTATCACTTGTCATTTATGTTATCGCGGTGGTATTTAGTTTTTTTCTCAAAAAGAGAAAGGTAAGCGGTACATATCGCTGGTCCGAGCCTTGGATACAGTTATCCAAACCGGATAGTCCCTGGAGGACCTTGGCCTTGGGTTTGTTCGCTCAGGGTGCGCGTGAAGGGGTCTTTGCCTTTCTGATTGCATTGCTTGTATACGTGGCCACTGCACAGGAGTACAAGTTGGGACAGTTCTCACTCATCACTTCTGCCGTGGCATTACTAAGTTATTGGGCAGTGGGGAAATGGTTTAAACCACAGTATAGATCGAGAGGCATGTTCATCGGAGCTCTGATTCTGCTGATTGTGCTGATACCTCTTCTGTGGAAAGTGACCTATGTTACGCTGTTAATCATGGGGATTGGAAGTGCAGTTGCGATGCCATTGTATATTTTACCTATGATATCAGCGGGATTCGACATGATGGGTACAAGTGGTGAAAATGTGGAAAAAAGGGTTGAACTTGTCGTATTGAGAGAGTTATGTCTGATGGGTGGCAGACTTTTCGGGTTGACCATATTTATTGTAACGGTCACGAATACTCCGTCCCTGCGCATGTTAACTTGGCTTATTATCGTTCTGGGTGCTTTTCCGCTCATTGGATGGATCTTTATGCGCAAGTTATTGAATCGGACGGAAGGTCAAGAGTCGGGGGGGTAG
- a CDS encoding DUF350 domain-containing protein, giving the protein MGRGERCVIESIDQLLSHPLGMVLGFFSVAIMELLVFLACFELVTKYKCWTEIKKGNVAVAMATGGKIFGICNVLRFCIQAKSSVYEAMTWSFVGFFLLLVAYFLFEFLTPVFSIDKEIEADNRAVGLISMIISVSLSFVIGASII; this is encoded by the coding sequence ATGGGGAGAGGGGAACGGTGCGTGATAGAAAGCATTGACCAATTGCTGTCTCATCCCTTGGGGATGGTACTCGGTTTTTTCTCGGTAGCGATTATGGAGTTGCTTGTATTTCTGGCTTGCTTCGAACTGGTGACCAAGTATAAATGCTGGACGGAGATCAAGAAGGGCAATGTGGCCGTTGCGATGGCTACAGGAGGTAAGATCTTCGGGATCTGCAACGTACTGCGTTTCTGCATACAGGCTAAATCTTCGGTGTATGAAGCCATGACGTGGTCGTTTGTTGGGTTCTTCCTTCTGCTCGTTGCCTATTTTTTGTTCGAATTCCTGACACCCGTGTTCTCCATTGATAAGGAGATCGAAGCGGACAACCGAGCTGTTGGATTGATATCCATGATTATTTCCGTTTCATTGTCGTTTGTTATTGGCGCGAGTATTATCTAG
- a CDS encoding Lrp/AsnC family transcriptional regulator, with the protein MKDLNDLQLKVLDLLKEDARRTPALLSTLLGESEDNIKNAVAQLEQDHVIVKYATVVNWSKIDDEKVTALIEVQITPERGRGFEGIAERIYLYPQVKSVYLMSGAYDLLVEVEGGNLREVANFVSEKLSPIDSVLSTKTNFILKKYKQDGIIFEDHQEDNRLMISP; encoded by the coding sequence ATGAAAGATTTGAACGATCTGCAATTAAAAGTTCTGGATCTTCTAAAGGAAGACGCGAGAAGGACTCCCGCACTGCTGTCGACGCTGCTGGGGGAGTCGGAAGACAACATCAAGAACGCCGTGGCACAGCTTGAACAAGACCACGTCATCGTGAAATACGCAACCGTCGTGAACTGGAGTAAAATAGATGATGAGAAAGTAACGGCCCTGATTGAGGTGCAGATCACGCCAGAGCGTGGTCGTGGTTTTGAAGGGATTGCCGAACGCATTTATCTCTATCCACAAGTGAAGTCCGTATATCTCATGTCCGGTGCATACGATCTGCTCGTTGAAGTGGAAGGTGGCAACCTGCGTGAAGTCGCTAATTTTGTATCGGAGAAATTGTCTCCGATAGACTCTGTACTTTCTACCAAAACGAATTTTATTCTTAAAAAATATAAGCAGGACGGGATTATTTTTGAAGACCATCAGGAAGACAACCGTCTCATGATCTCGCCGTAA
- a CDS encoding spore coat protein, producing MYTQSLSSGGNFMQEQDLLKSILADLRRTSREYTTATTESSCPTTRRMFNDLTNDTLRLQGELFNLMQQNNMYSASSKALRQDVDKQIQSAHQTQQKCQQFIQEKNTQNSSYSQAPNVPQHQPNYGNPYYM from the coding sequence ATGTACACTCAATCTTTGTCATCTGGTGGGAATTTTATGCAAGAGCAAGATTTGTTGAAGTCGATTCTTGCAGATTTAAGACGAACTTCACGTGAATATACAACGGCAACTACTGAATCTTCCTGCCCCACGACCCGGAGAATGTTCAATGATTTAACGAACGATACATTAAGACTGCAAGGTGAACTGTTCAACCTGATGCAACAAAACAACATGTATTCCGCTTCATCCAAAGCACTTCGTCAGGATGTGGACAAACAAATCCAGTCTGCACACCAGACCCAACAGAAGTGTCAGCAATTCATTCAAGAAAAGAACACGCAGAACAGTTCATATAGCCAAGCTCCTAATGTGCCTCAGCATCAACCGAATTACGGTAACCCTTATTACATGTAA
- a CDS encoding FAD-dependent oxidoreductase, whose translation MELINGKTFWPTTFTSHPHYPVLQENLSCDCLIIGGGMGGALSAKLLTDQGIDTVVIDKRDIGYGSSMANTGLLQYTNDKRLTSCIQTFGEERGVRFYELCRDAMQHLEKISSKLEIDPWFVPRTSLYCASHEEDVPLLEEEYRNLKHYGFDVELWDQEEISAVFPFSKRAALYTSGDAEVNPFRLVHSLFHSASRQGARVYAHSELTHCDYDENGALCYTPDGTVRAKHVIFSTGYETQEIKKDRGAYLQSTYAIATKPLQDLSSWHKRSLIWETERPYLYMRTTPDGRILAGGLDENRPREEQRAIKAVHKGEILLQKIAEYFPLPDLEVDYAWEAVFGSTHDGLPLIGPHPDYPNSYFVEGYGGNGTVYSMIAASLIVDAITGKQNPDMNLFSLTRTSKPSPVQPTT comes from the coding sequence ATGGAACTTATTAACGGAAAAACATTTTGGCCAACTACCTTTACTTCCCATCCCCATTATCCTGTTTTGCAAGAAAATCTGTCCTGTGATTGCCTAATCATCGGTGGTGGAATGGGAGGCGCGTTGTCTGCCAAGCTTTTGACGGATCAGGGGATTGACACCGTTGTTATTGACAAAAGAGATATCGGTTATGGCAGTAGTATGGCAAATACGGGCCTGCTCCAATATACGAATGACAAAAGGCTCACCTCTTGTATCCAGACATTCGGAGAAGAACGCGGTGTTCGATTCTACGAATTATGCCGTGATGCCATGCAACATCTCGAAAAAATTTCATCGAAGCTTGAGATTGATCCTTGGTTTGTGCCTCGCACAAGTCTGTATTGCGCCAGTCACGAGGAAGATGTACCGTTGCTGGAGGAAGAATATCGTAACCTGAAGCATTATGGATTTGATGTAGAGCTGTGGGATCAGGAAGAAATCAGTGCAGTGTTCCCGTTCAGCAAACGTGCTGCACTATACACAAGCGGAGATGCCGAGGTTAATCCGTTTCGTTTGGTTCACTCACTATTCCATTCAGCCTCACGTCAAGGAGCAAGAGTCTACGCTCATAGTGAATTAACCCATTGTGATTATGATGAAAATGGTGCCCTATGTTACACACCTGATGGCACTGTACGTGCCAAACATGTTATTTTCTCAACAGGCTATGAAACACAAGAAATCAAAAAGGACAGAGGCGCATACCTTCAAAGCACATATGCTATCGCTACCAAGCCACTACAGGATCTGAGCAGCTGGCATAAGCGAAGCTTGATATGGGAGACCGAACGACCTTATCTATATATGCGCACAACTCCAGACGGAAGAATTCTTGCTGGTGGACTTGATGAGAATCGTCCTCGAGAAGAACAACGGGCGATCAAGGCGGTTCATAAAGGTGAGATTTTGTTACAGAAGATTGCCGAGTATTTCCCATTACCTGATCTCGAAGTTGATTACGCTTGGGAAGCTGTTTTTGGAAGCACCCATGATGGTCTTCCGCTAATCGGTCCACACCCAGACTATCCGAATTCATACTTTGTTGAAGGGTATGGAGGCAACGGTACCGTGTACAGTATGATTGCTGCCTCTCTCATTGTGGATGCCATTACGGGCAAGCAGAACCCTGATATGAATTTATTCTCACTTACACGTACAAGTAAACCATCTCCTGTACAACCAACTACATGA